The segment TTTCAACCTGGTCTCCGGGCCGGAACTGGCGGTGGTAATTGCTTTTACTGATAATCAGCGTCGGCTGGCATAAAATTCTTATTATCACGGATTAATAGTGGCGTGACGGTTAACTCATCGTTAACCTGATAACGCTTTGGATGCATAGTTTTGTTTTAGGAATGAATAAATATGAACACTATCCGCATTGCTGTGGTGGGCGCACCGGGCCGTATGGGCCGTAATCTGATTGAAGCGACGCAGCAGGCAGAAGGCGTGGTGCTGGGGGCCGCTCTGGTTCGTCCCGGTTCATCGCTGACCGGCAGCGACGCCGGTGAATTAGCCGGTATCGGCAGAAACGGCATCCTGATCGCCGATGATTTACGCGCGGTGATCAACGACTTTGATGTGCTGATCGACTTTACCCGTCCGGAAGGAACGCTGGAGTATATGGCGATCTGCCGTGAGCACGGCAAAGCGATGGTAATTGGCACCACCGGTTTTGATGACGCCGGCAAAGCCGCGATTCGTGCGGCGGCTGAAGAGATCGCCATCGTGTTCGCCGCGAACTTCAGCGTCGGGGTTAACCTGGTGCTGAAGCTGCTGGAGCAGGCTGCAAAAGTCATGGGGGAGTACGCGGATATTGAGATCGTCGAAGCGCACCATCGCCACAAAGTGGATGCGCCGTCTGGCACCGCGCTGGCAATGGGCGAGGCGATCGCCGATGCGATGCAGTGGAAGCTGGATGAACATGCGGTCTATGCCCGTGAAGGCCATACCGGCGAACGTCAGCCGCAGACTATCGGCTTCGCTACCGTGCGTGCGGGCGACATCGTCGGTGAGCATACCGCCATGTTTGCCGATATCGGCGAGCGGATAGAGATAACCCACAAGGCCTCAAGCCGCATGACCTTTGCAAAAGGCGCCGTTAAGTCGGCTGTGTGGCTGAAAGGGAAAGAAAATGGTCTTTTTGATATGCGGGATGTCCTTGGTTTATCTGTCTGATGTGTGTTGTGAACCATCGTGATGTGGTTATTTCAATCGTTAATTCATTGATTGAGAAGGGGCAATGTTTTCATTGCCCTTAATTTTATCATTTATCTCTGTTATTCCCTCTTTTTCGCCTGTAACGTTTTTTTTGTTATTTTTTCTCTGATTTTTTATCTTCCCGAATGCTAATTTTGACCATTTGGTCAAAAAAATAGTCTCCCTGTCGCCTGTTTCGCTTTTAGGCGGCGTGGCAAACGATTATTTCAATGGGTTTCCTCCTCTTTTTGTCCTTTATATCGCGTATTTCCTCCAGAAGCCGGATAAAGATGAAAAAAAGTGGCCTCAGGGTAGACAATGCCCAGGGGGATCATTAGAATGCGCGCAATTTGCCAAAAATCGACAATTCAGGCGGTTTTTGCATTGATTCAACCGGCTATTTTGAATTAATATGCAGATATTATGACTGTTTATTCCCTGGAGGATGTTTTGATTAAGTCAGCAATCCTGGTTCTGGAAGACGGAACCCAATTCCACGGTCGGGCCATCGGGGCAACGGGGTCGGCAGTGGGGGAAGTCGTTTTCAATACCTCAATGACCGGTTATCAAGAAATCCTCACTGATCCTTCCTATTCCCGCCAAATCGTTACTCTCACTTATCCCCATATCGGTAATGTCGGTGCCAACGCCGCCGATGAAGAATCCAGCCAGATTCATGCGCAGGGCCTGGTCATCCGTGACCTGCCGCTGATTGCCAGCAACTTCCGCAGTGAAGAGAGCTTATCCGCTTATCTGCAGCGCAATAACATCGTGGCCATCGCCGATATCGATACCCGCAAGCTGACACGTCTGCTGCGTGAGAAAGGGGCGCAGAACGGTTGCATCATTGCTGGCGACGCGCCGGATGCGGCACTGGCGCTGCAGAAAGCCCAGGCGTTCCCCGGCCTGAAAGGGATGGATCTGGCGAAAGAGGTCTGCACCACCGAGACGTACAGCTGGCAGCAGGGCAGCTGGACGCTGAAAGCCGGTCTGCCAGAGCAGTCATCGGCAGAGTCGCTGCCTTATCATGTTGTGGCGTACGATTATGGCGCCAAGCGCAATATTCTGCGCATGCTGGTCGATCGTGGCTGTCGCCTGACGGTCGTTCCGGCGCAGACGCCTGCGGAAGAGGTGCTGAAGCTGAACCCGGATGGCATTTTCCTCTCCAACGGTCCGGGCGACCCGGAGCCGTGTGACTATGCGATCAGCGCCATTCAGTCGTTCCTGAAAACAGAGATTCCGGTGTTCGGTATCTGCCTGGGTCATCAGCTGCTGGCGCTGGCCAGCGGTGCAAAAACCGTGAAGATGAAGCTCGGCCATCACGGCGGCAACCATCCGGTGAAAGATCTCGACAGCAACCGCGTGATGATCACCGCCCAGAACCACGGTTTTGCGGTTGATGAGAAGGATCTGCCCGCGAATCTGCGTGTGACCCACATTTCGTTGTTTGATAAGACCGTGCAGGGCATTCACCGCACCGACAAGCCTGCTTTCAGCTTCCAGGGACACCCGGAAGCCAGCCCGGGACCGGGTGATGCAGCGCCGCTGTTTGACCACTTTATCGAATTGATTGACGCATTTCGTCTGCAAGCGAAGTAATCAGGAGCTAATTCATGCCAAAACGTACAGACCTGAAATCCATCCTGATTCTTGGGGCCGGTCCGATTGTGATTGGACAGGCCTGCGAATTCGACTACTCCGGTGCGCAGGCGTGTAAGGCGCTGCGTGAAGAGGGTTATCGCGTTATTCTGGTTAACTCTAACCCGGCGACCATCATGACCGACCCGGAAATGGCCGATGCAACCTATATCGAGCCGATCAACTGGGAAGTGGTGCGTAAGATCATCGAAAAAGAGCGCCCGGATGCCGTTCTGCCAACCATGGGCGGCCAGACCGCGCTGAACTGTGCGCTGGAGCTGGAACGTCACGGCGTGCTGGAAGAGTTTGGCGTCACCATGATCGGTGCGACCGCTGATGCGATCGACAAAGCGGAAGATCGTCGCCGCTTCGATGTAGCGATGAAGAGCATCGGTCTGGACACTGCGCGTTCCGGTATTGCCCATACCATGGAAGAGGCGCTGGCCGTGGCCGAAGATGTGGGCTTCCCCTGCATTATCCGTCCCTCCTTTACCATGGGCGGCACCGGTGGCGGCATCGCCTATAACCGTGAAGAGTTCGAAGAGATCTGCGAACGCGGCCTCGACCTCTCCCCGACCAATGAGCTGCTGATCGATGAGTCGCTGATTGGCTGGAAAGAGTATGAGATGGAAGTGGTACGTGATAAAAACGACAACTGCATCATCGTCTGCTCCATTGAAAACTTCGACGCCATGGGGATCCACACCGGTGACTCCATCACGGTCGCGCCTGCCCAGACGCTGACTGACAAAGAGTATCAGATCATGCGTAACGCCTCGCTGGCGGTACTGCGTGAAATCGGTGTGGAAACCGGCGGTTCCAACGTTCAGTTCTCGGTAAACCCGAAAGATGGCCGTCTGATTGTCATTGAGATGAACCCGCGTGTTTCACGCTCCTCGGCGCTGGCTTCCAAGGCGACCGGCTTCCCGATTGCAAAAGTGGCCGCCAAACTGGCGGTGGGTTACACCCTTGATGAGCTGATGAATGATATCACCGGCGGATTAACCCCGGCGTCGTTCGAACCGTCCATCGACTATGTGGTCACCAAGATCCCCCGTTTCAACTTCGAAAAATTCGCTGGTGCGAACGATCGCCTGACCACCCAGATGAAGTCGGTCGGTGAAGTCATGGCGATTGGTCGTACATTCCAGGAGTCGATGCAGAAAGCGCTGCGCGGCCTGGAAGTCGGCGCGAACGGCTTCGACCCGAAAGTTCACCTCGACGATCCGGAAGCGTTAACCCGCATCCGCCGCGAGCTGAAAGATGCCGGTTCCGACCGTATCTGGTACATCGCGGATGCGTTCCGGGCGGGCATGTCAGTGGACGGCGTCTTCAACCTGACCAATATTGACCGCTGGTTCCTGGTGCAGATCGAAGAGCTGGTGCGGCTGGAAGATCAGGTCGCGCGTGAAGGCGTTAACAGCCTGGATGCGACCTTCCTGCGCGCGCTGAAACGCAAAGGCTTTGCGGATGCGCGTCTGGCCACGCTGGCCGGTGTGGCTGAAAGCGAAATACGCAAGCTGCGTCAGCAGTTTAACCTGCACCCGGTCTACAAGCGCGTGGACACCTGCGCCGCCGAGTTCGCGACAGACACGGCCTACATGTACTCCACCTATGAAGAGGAGTGCGAGGCCAATCCGAGCCAGGATCGCGAAAAGATCATGATTCTGGGCGGCGGACCGAACCGTATCGGCCAGGGTATCGAGTTTGACTACTGCTGCGTTCACGCTGCCCTGGCACTGCGTGAAGATGGCTATCAGACCATCATGGTCAACTGTAACCCGGAAACGGTCTCGACCGATTACGACACCTCCGATCGCCTCTACTTCGAGCCGGTTACGCTGGAAGATGTGCTGGAAATCGTGCGCATCGAGCAGCCAAAAGGCGTGATCGTGCAGTATGGTGGACAGACGCCGCTGAAACTGGCGCGTGCGCTGGAAGCGGCAGGCGTACCGGTCATCGGCACCAGCCCGGATTCGATTGACCGCGCGGAAGACCGTGAGCGTTTCCAGCAGGCAGTCGATCGTCTGAGCCTGAAGCAGCCGGCTAACGCCACCGTCACCACGCTGGAGCAGGCCGTTGAGAAGGCCGCTGGCCTGGGCTACCCGCTGGTGGTGCGTCCTTCTTATGTACTGGGCGGCCGTGCCATGGAGATTGTCTACGACGAGCTTGACCTTAAACGCTACTTCCAGACGGCGGTATCGGTCTCCAACGATGCGCCGGTTCTGCTGGACCGCTTCCTGGATGATGCGGTCGAAGTGGACGTGGATGCGATCTGCGACGGTGAGCGGGTGCTGATTGGCGGCATCATGGAACATATCGAGCAGGCTGGCGTGCACTCCGGTGACTCCGCCTGTTCACTGCCGGCCTACACCCTGAATCAGGAGATTCAGAACGTGATGCGTCAGCAGGTCGAGAGACTGGCGTTTGAGCTGAACGTGCGCGGCCTGATGAATGTGCAGTTCGCGGTGAAAGAGAATGAAGTCTACCTGATCGAAGTGAACCCACGCGCAGCGCGTACCGTACCGTTCGTCTCTAAAGCGACCGGCGTACCGCTGGCGAAAGTGGCGGCACGCGTGATGGCCGGTAAAACTCTGGCCGAGCAGGGCGTTACCGAAGAGGTAATCCCGCCGTACTACTCCGTCAAAGAAGTGGTGCTGCCGTTCAACAAGTTCCAGGGCGTTGACCCGATTCTTGGCCCGGAAATGCGTTCGACCGGCGAAGTTATGGGGGTGGGCCGCACGTTCGCTGAGGCGTTCTCCAAAGCGATGCTGGGTGCCCAGAGCAACATGAAGAAGTCGGGCCGTGCGCTGCTGTCGGTGCGCGAAGGCGACAAGAAACGGATTGTTGACCTGGCCGCTAAGCTGCAGAAGTTTGGTTTCGAACTGGATGCGACGCACGGCACGGCGGTGGTGCTGGGCGAAGCGGGCATCAACCCGCGCCTGGTCAACAAGGTGCATGAAGGCCGTCCGCATATCCAGGATCGCCTGAAGAACGGCGAATACAGCTACATCGTCAATACCACGGCAGGCCGCCAGGCGATTGAAGATTCGAAGCTTATCCGTCGCAGCGCGCTGCAGTACAAAGTGCATTACGACACCACGCTGAACGGCGGCTTTGCCACCGCGATGGCGCTGAATGCTGACCCGACGGAGCAGGTTATCTCCGTTCAGGAGATGCATGCGCAGATAAAGGCGATGTAATGTAAAAGCGGCTCCTGCGGGAGCCGTTTTTTTTGCCCTTTTTCTGGGGATATTCTTAAAGTCAGGTCCACGAAAAGCAAAGAGTTTGCGTTAAAGTTACTGATTTGACTTATTTTTTTAGCTATAGGTGCGGAACGTGCGGGTTCGCACAGATTTATAAAAGAAACGCTTTCTGCAGGGATTTTTCGCCAGTACTATGCCTGCCGCTCATCACCAGAGCGTATCAGGACATTAATAAAAAATGAAAATGCGTACTTTTTCTCTGAGTGCAGTGGCTGCACTGATGGCTGTTCTTCCTTTCGCCAGCCAGGCGGAAATCACCCTGCTGAAGCAGGATCCGCAGGCGGGCGATCCGCTCAGCCGCCTGAACTTCACGTTTGGCGGCAGCATTCGTGCTCAGGTCAACCATCAGACCGGCGTGGATGACAAATCCTATAAGCGCGATGGTTTTGACGGCGGCACCCGTTTCCGCTTCGGCGCGGACTACTACCTGTTCGATGACGTCAGCTGGGTCAGCTACTACGAACTGGGCGTTAACGTCCCGGCCCTGTTCAGCTGGGACGGTCACTATGCCGACGGGGCGAATAACACCACCCGCCGCCAGCTTTATACCGGCCTGAAAAGCAAAACCTGGGGCCAGCTGACCTTTGGCCAGCAGAACAGCGTCTATTACGACACCGTGGGCGCCAAAACCGATATCTGGGATTACGACATGATCGGCCAGGCACCGGGCAACGGGAT is part of the Pantoea sp. Ep11b genome and harbors:
- the carB gene encoding carbamoyl-phosphate synthase large subunit encodes the protein MPKRTDLKSILILGAGPIVIGQACEFDYSGAQACKALREEGYRVILVNSNPATIMTDPEMADATYIEPINWEVVRKIIEKERPDAVLPTMGGQTALNCALELERHGVLEEFGVTMIGATADAIDKAEDRRRFDVAMKSIGLDTARSGIAHTMEEALAVAEDVGFPCIIRPSFTMGGTGGGIAYNREEFEEICERGLDLSPTNELLIDESLIGWKEYEMEVVRDKNDNCIIVCSIENFDAMGIHTGDSITVAPAQTLTDKEYQIMRNASLAVLREIGVETGGSNVQFSVNPKDGRLIVIEMNPRVSRSSALASKATGFPIAKVAAKLAVGYTLDELMNDITGGLTPASFEPSIDYVVTKIPRFNFEKFAGANDRLTTQMKSVGEVMAIGRTFQESMQKALRGLEVGANGFDPKVHLDDPEALTRIRRELKDAGSDRIWYIADAFRAGMSVDGVFNLTNIDRWFLVQIEELVRLEDQVAREGVNSLDATFLRALKRKGFADARLATLAGVAESEIRKLRQQFNLHPVYKRVDTCAAEFATDTAYMYSTYEEECEANPSQDREKIMILGGGPNRIGQGIEFDYCCVHAALALREDGYQTIMVNCNPETVSTDYDTSDRLYFEPVTLEDVLEIVRIEQPKGVIVQYGGQTPLKLARALEAAGVPVIGTSPDSIDRAEDRERFQQAVDRLSLKQPANATVTTLEQAVEKAAGLGYPLVVRPSYVLGGRAMEIVYDELDLKRYFQTAVSVSNDAPVLLDRFLDDAVEVDVDAICDGERVLIGGIMEHIEQAGVHSGDSACSLPAYTLNQEIQNVMRQQVERLAFELNVRGLMNVQFAVKENEVYLIEVNPRAARTVPFVSKATGVPLAKVAARVMAGKTLAEQGVTEEVIPPYYSVKEVVLPFNKFQGVDPILGPEMRSTGEVMGVGRTFAEAFSKAMLGAQSNMKKSGRALLSVREGDKKRIVDLAAKLQKFGFELDATHGTAVVLGEAGINPRLVNKVHEGRPHIQDRLKNGEYSYIVNTTAGRQAIEDSKLIRRSALQYKVHYDTTLNGGFATAMALNADPTEQVISVQEMHAQIKAM
- the carA gene encoding glutamine-hydrolyzing carbamoyl-phosphate synthase small subunit, giving the protein MIKSAILVLEDGTQFHGRAIGATGSAVGEVVFNTSMTGYQEILTDPSYSRQIVTLTYPHIGNVGANAADEESSQIHAQGLVIRDLPLIASNFRSEESLSAYLQRNNIVAIADIDTRKLTRLLREKGAQNGCIIAGDAPDAALALQKAQAFPGLKGMDLAKEVCTTETYSWQQGSWTLKAGLPEQSSAESLPYHVVAYDYGAKRNILRMLVDRGCRLTVVPAQTPAEEVLKLNPDGIFLSNGPGDPEPCDYAISAIQSFLKTEIPVFGICLGHQLLALASGAKTVKMKLGHHGGNHPVKDLDSNRVMITAQNHGFAVDEKDLPANLRVTHISLFDKTVQGIHRTDKPAFSFQGHPEASPGPGDAAPLFDHFIELIDAFRLQAK
- the dapB gene encoding 4-hydroxy-tetrahydrodipicolinate reductase, which translates into the protein MNTIRIAVVGAPGRMGRNLIEATQQAEGVVLGAALVRPGSSLTGSDAGELAGIGRNGILIADDLRAVINDFDVLIDFTRPEGTLEYMAICREHGKAMVIGTTGFDDAGKAAIRAAAEEIAIVFAANFSVGVNLVLKLLEQAAKVMGEYADIEIVEAHHRHKVDAPSGTALAMGEAIADAMQWKLDEHAVYAREGHTGERQPQTIGFATVRAGDIVGEHTAMFADIGERIEITHKASSRMTFAKGAVKSAVWLKGKENGLFDMRDVLGLSV